The stretch of DNA tctctataataaagctcattatttgaaaagagttgtattttcttttattctctttatttattctatttattttaaatatatatttatttaattaaaatttccaatttagaatgaaaaattctaaatataaattttaatttaatatttataaattttacttagatggatatgaaaataatatgaattatttccatcttagtaataatttccaataaatatttagaaaaaatatttaagttgttacaaaattaattaatttacaactcaaatttaattttctataaatatatattgcatttcgaaaaattaaagtatataagaatacaattttcgaaaaatgcatattaaaataaaaaataaatcctggaaaaattattctaatttaatgttggcccaaaattaattaataaaattaatttacaacaaaaaaatataattttcctatttaattaaatatataagaaaaatttcaaatatttaagtagatgatgaaaatcaacttaaatattaattttctatttaattaaatacactagaaaaatacttcaagcaaaaatatcatctatctagattttccttcgactaattaattcaatttctaataatatactttaattcaatttattttaaattaatcaataaatgaaaaaatcattgatttaagttgatccaagaattaattaaaataattaatttacaacttaatctatttttcaagataaaattcgaaattctagcatttaagaaatgcaatttcgaaaattgattaataaaataaaaaaaaatatattttgaaaattatttaaatttagttgaaaaattaaatttcaactaaaaataattttctatttaattaaatgtcatgaaaaagaaatatttaagtatgatgataaaatcaacttagatatttaattttcaaattaattaaatgtattaaattcaagaaataaataattaagtgtagagaagacttaattattaatctctagtttaatactaggaaaaatatacttaaaataaattgtaccaaaattaattatttaaataattaatttcacaatttataatattttcctatttaatattagaaataataagtagtctagtaaataactatctagaaaaatatcttatttgactaagtatcttttccacaaaatttgaaaatatctaatttaagttgtactagaaaaatctagaacttaaatattttcaaatttaaatttaattaaatatcaaaaattaagttgtaaccacttaatttgaaaatattccattttaagttaatatttgaaaagatattaacttaaaaaaaatatctaaagaatcttaataaccaatgcctaaaattcctcaacttaattttgaaattttgaattcaaaagatattcgcatttaagttggttagttgaagataactaaatatcaacttaaataggaatatttaatgaaaaatttaaattaagttcagagaaagaatctatatggttataattctatatttaattaaatacaagaaaatacatatagtttagcttagaatataaaattccttaaactatatttttcttaaattaatttcaaaataaatgaaattaattatgttgctaatcaattttattaggttaaactagtttaattaacctagtacaaggATCATTCAAATcgtgcaaatgggccttcacaatggGGGTGGTTGTGTAGGGTGTCTTGGGTTCCcgcatgtcgtacccacttctatggctcccaactctcacatacaaggcccaaaagagaggaatttaaccttaataagaacaacattattaattgaataagcctcaaaactaaatgggcctaaataaaatctatcaatgactatgacaggttatttagcaacattaacctatatgcatctataataaaattaaacacataggctcacacagcacactttggatgggtcctatcatgttgctaggtcatacatgtatgaaagaagattgtaaatataattacaaattattatcttgaccaaggggagccatcagatcattagatctggcaaaaagtaaccatggctatttgcaatcaagtaataataggttttaaaaaacttacacataagctaaaacacatactcctgcaacaaggttagctggatagttggatgtaggatttatttaattttaaattaaataattaatttcgaaataattaattaaataataaaaaaatttcgaaaaattaaaaaaaaatttgaaattaaaaattcgatttttttttttttttttttaaaaaatttaaatttaaaattaaacctacaatttttgaaaaaattaggtttcaaccaacctaaatatcatttcaaaatttgctagctacttttaaattttaaatgttattttataaataaacattaaataaaaaattagaaaagatataaatatctttttcaaattttaaatgtaatttaaataaataaaataacaaaatttaaaagttagcaaaatatcttatatcatttaaaaattacatgattataaatatcttattttttaaaatttaaaataagataagatataatcaaattttaaaataagatagattttttaagcaaaaagataaatactaattctattcaaattcaaattacactaatatcttgaattaaattaaaaaaaatttaaattaattcaaaatgataattagaattgaattaggaatagtaatagtatatatacaaaaccatacaaaaaattggaagttaattccatgaaaaagtatgaaaaattgaagaaaattgaaaaaattcgaaactgtacggacagttctgatGATCGCAgaactatcaagacaaatttccccgattttgtcaaatcttcaaaaaatcataactaattcaaataaaatccaaattgagttctgtaaaaggctaacttgcttaattttttccatactatccaataaaaataatgccagaaccgaaataacaattattttcacgaaaatttcacaatcatcaatcaatcatcaaataacactcaatacaacatgataccatccaaagaacatacaaacaatcgttttaaagtccaaattacatgtaagtaaatcaattaccatggctcgaggccagttgttggaatttattttaccagatcttagatctactcacaagtatgtttattaacatcctaaatatgaactttctaaaacgataaattaaacacatataaagtttaagaaaccttacattgggtgcagcggaatataatgactccttccgttcagatatctagcccttgattcctttacgcagaaagcattatcaatatccgaaccCGGATCTCTTTCTCCGAATCTTTGATGCCGAAACTCCTTTCgccgatgatctttcttcacgatcttcctcactatgattgaggtatcacttgatgtgtgtgggcactaccgtaatcactaaggatttcgaaattctcaagagggaagagaagaagtgacatgccctaaagatagggagagagaaggctgtTTTTCtcgaaggaaaaatagaaaatttaagtgtaaatttcccgaagccttcactatctatttatagcattccacttagggttaggtttgaattatttggcattaaaataatgaaaaaatcgcttaaatttcctacaaagtggctggccctacacttagtggatcgggccttgctttttgcaattttgcaattttaacaccttttgtatctgattttctcaaaaataccaatttcctaattcaaccatttaaatgccaattctaactatttaataactataaataattattaaataatattgtcatttatcatatttattaattgaaccatacaaagtatcataattaacaaatatgcccctataaactctttctttacaatttcgcccttacttagtgaaaatttcacaaatagacatagtctaatttgtgaattataattgattaatcaaaaccaattacatgagtcttacaagcaatattatctcaactagtggggggaccatgggtctatataaccgagcttccaataagtagatcaagaatttagcactaaaattcactaacttattaattcttcgttgaatccacgcatagaactcgtAATTGCACTCtcgcatatagaatgctctatatgttccaccatatagacacatcattagttatccattgttataatcctaatgtgatcaatgatcctctatatgaatgatctacactgtaaagggattaaattaccgttacaccctacaatgtatttattccttaaaacacttgaccccgtataaatgatatttcagctaatgtgaaatgagtactccaccatttatgttcgtttggtcaagctcgaaggagatcatcctttgcttactattcgccagatagaagctatagattccatgtttatgctagcgctcccactcaattgcactaccgtgttcccaaaatgtacgtatcaccctgacctaaaagtaggcttaactaacaaatcaaagaacacgaatagcctttcaagattgagcctaatcatatcaggattaagatcatttgatctaggatcaacttaggcgatattgacttgaatagatattacggtaagtttaataaatctaagtcaaagttcaatatcggtcccttccgatgcatactccatgcatccaacctgagctttactttaaccaatgttctggaaagaacatagtatttctccaaatacaagtaaactctgttgtagattatcatatcagtaaaaccctgtgtctgataaatctaggaaactttattcacatagtcatgtttactttccaatgtgttgacggcacaataaacaggatcaagtatgtgaaaagggtttcagatgaatttatacattatgtacatataatcatgaaataaatcatgtgaaccatgcaacattaaatgttatttctgatctatattaataagtaaatctgattatattgaaatgagttttatttagggcataaaacccaacaagactTTCTTGACAGAGCAGATGAGTTTATTAAATTGGAAGAAGCCGAGCGAAACGCTCAAAACTTCAACCAcactaagaataaaaaaaacgGAACAAGCTCAAATAGTCAAAGCTCTCAAGGGGGTAACGCTAGGAATGGCTCCAACAATGGTAAGAGAGGGAATAACAGTAATGGCGGTAACAACAATGATAACAAAAGACTAAAGAATACCCCCGAGCCGCCCAGGCGAGATCCAATTCCAAGGTTCACCACCTATAGCCTACTCCTGGACACAAGAGAAAATATCTACAATGCAACTCACTCAGTGGTACCGTACCGCAAACCTTATCCCATGAGAAAGGACATTAGCAAACGCGACATGAACAAGTTTTGTCGATTCCACAATGACTACGGTCATGACACCGATGAGTGCAATAATCTGAAGGAGGAAATAGAGTTTCTCATAAGACAAAACAACCCCAACTTGAAAAGATATGTACGACGGGACAATGACCGGCCCCaacgacaacaacaacaacaagcagTTGGAGATGACCAACAATTGTTACCTCCCCCCGTTGCGGGCCGTTTGGACGTTATATCTGGAGGACCTCACCTTGCGGGGAACTCCGGAAAGTCCCGAGAGAAGTACGCTCGGTCTCTGCGACATGAATTGGGTAATGATGTGTTGGCTGTCCAAGAGCGAGCTCCCAAGCAACCTCGTTATGAACATGAGTTAATCACGTTCTCTGAAGAGGACACCAAACACGTTCGATACCCACACAACGACCCCTTGGTAGTAGAGGTACAAATCGCCAATATGATTGTGGCAAGGACAATGATTGATAATGGGTCATCAGCCAATATCCTCTTCAAGTCCTCATTGGAAAGGATGGGTTTGGGAGCAAAGGATTTAGAGCCCTGCGAACATCTCATCTATGGATTCACAGGAAGTGGTATGGCACCAGCTGGACTTATTAAGTTACCATTGACAGTGGGAACAGCCCCCAAGAGTGTCACTATCATGGCCTTATTCGTGGTATTGGATACAATATCTCCCTACAACGCCTTAATCGGCCGCCCAACCCTGTATGACCTGAAAGCAGTCACTTCTATCTTTCACCTCCTCGTCAAGTTTCCTACCAAGGGTGGAATTGGCTACTTGAAGGGCAATCAAATAGTAGCACGAGAGTGTTACAACCTATCCATCACAACCAAGGAGAAAGCAGCCAAATCCCTCAAAGCTGCGGCGAGTAGTTCTCAACAATGAAGGCTCGCCCAAAACGGGGTCGAAGACATTGATCCCCGTTTTGGGGACATTGATACAGGGGTTGGTCCGATTGAAGAATTGGAGGAAATGCCATTAGACCCCAAACAACCATCCAAATTAATCAAGATCGGGAAAAACCTTCCTGAGGACATAAGATCCGCTTTGATCCAGTTCTTAAGGGAAAACCAAGATGTCTTCGCTTGGTCACACGAAGACATGGAGGGAATAAGCCCCACCGTGATAAGTCATGCTTTAAACATCGACGTCGAAAACTTCAAGCCTGTTCAACAAAAAAGAAGGCTACTCGACAAAGAAAGGGCCAAGGCATTGAAGGAAGAGGTGGAAAAACTATGGAACAACAATTTCATCAAAGAGGCCTACTACCCAGTCTGGGTATCGAACCCTGTACTAGTTCCAAAGCCAAATGGCACCTGGAGGGTGTGCATTGACTTTACAGACTTAAACAAGGCATGCCCAAAAGATTGTTTTCCTTTACCGAGAATCGATCAATTGGTAGACGCAACAGCCGGCCATGAAATTCTAACTTTCATGGATGCGTACTCAGGGTATAATCAGATAAGCATGCACCCAcctgaccaagaacatacaagctttCGAACGGAGGCTTGTATTGCTACAAAGTGATGCCGTTTGGCTTGAAAAACGCTGGAGCCACCTATCAAAGgttggtcaaccggatgtttaaagagCAAATAGGCAGAAACATGGAGGTCTATGTTGATGACATGCTGGTCAAGTCTAAGAAAGCCCAAGGGCACATCGAAGATTTAAAAGAATGCTTTGAGATCCTAAGACAATAccgaatgaagctcaatcctcTTAAGTGCTCTTTCGGAGTAAGCTCGGGAAAGTTCCTTGGATTCATAGTGAACTCTAGGGGCATCGAGGCtaatccagaaaagataaaggcatTGATCGACATGAAGTCCCCAACTAAGGTTAAAGACGTCCAAAGCTTAACAGGCCGAATCGCCGCCTTGAGTAGATTCGTCTCCAAATCAACCGACAAATGTGTCcctttcttcaacatcctaaggggtaacaaaaaatttgaatggACTGAGGAATGCGAAAATGCCTTTCGAGCTTTAAAGCAGCAATTATCCCAGCCTCCGGTTCTTTCGAAACCCCTAGATGGTGAAGGGTTAAGCTTATACCTAGCAGTAACAGAACATGCAGTTAGTGCAGTCTTGGTAAGGGAGGAAGATAGAGTACAACACCCAGTCTACTATGTGAGCAAAAGGCTGATTGGGGCAGAGTGTAGATACCCCCTCATAGAAAAGCTTGCATACTGCCTTATCTTAGCATCCAGGAAGCTTCGACCCTACTTTCAGGCTCATCCTATTATGGTACTCACTGACCAACCCTTACGCCAGGTGCTACAAAAACCCGATACATCGGGGCGCCTCCTTAAATGGGCAATAGAGTTAGGGCAATATGACATAACGTATCAGCCAAGATTGGCTATTAAAGGGCAGGCCCTGGCTGACTTTGTAGCCGAGTGTACCGGAACGCAAGAGGGCGACCAACCAACAATAACCAGTGACGTCCAAAGGCCTGACCTGAGCGATTCACCTGAACCACACGTCCATAACTCCGAGAAAAATGAAAACCAAGACTACCCCGGTGAAACCTGGAAGCTACAAGTTGATGGTTCTTCTACCGACCAGTCATCAGGAGCGTGGATCACCCTAACAACACCGGAGGGACAACGAATTCACACGGCCATTCGCTTTGGTTTCCCTGCctcaaacaatgaagccgagtatgaagcaTTAATTGCCGGTCTGAAACTAGCAAAAGAGCTGAAGGCCAGACACTTAGACATTTACAGCGACTCCCAGCTGGTTGTAAATCAAGTTTTGGGAGAGTACATGGCTAGAGGAGAAAAAATGATGGCCTACCTTAGCAAAATACAAGACTTGCTTGCCCAACTGGAAGGGTACACCATTCAACAAATACCACGAGAAGAGAATGCTACCGCTGATGCCTTGGCAAGGTTGGCAACAAGTGAAAAGATAGATAAAGCCAGCCTTGTGCCAATAGAATACTTACCCGAGCCAAGCATCCACACTAAAGAAGAAGTACTCCTACTCGATACAACTCAATCGTGGATGACCCCCATAGCCGCTTACTTAGAACAAGGGACATTGCCCACAAACAAAAACGAGGCaaagaaaatgagaaggaaggcCACCCGGTACCTAATCATTGATGGTGTCATGTATCGGCGAGGGTACTCAATGCCCCTACTACGATGTGTACATCAAGACCAAGCCCAACGACTAATGGAAGAAGTCCATGAAGGTTTTTGCGGTAATCACGCTGGGGGGCAAAGCTTATCCAAGAAGGTACTGAGGCAAGGATTCTTCTGGCCAACCATGATAGAAGACTCCATGGAGTATGTTCGAAGGTGTGAAAAATGTCAAAAGTTTGCAAAAATACCAAGGGCTCCACCCAATGAGCTAACGCAAATGCAGAGTCCATGGCCCTTCGCTATTTGGGGTATAGACTTGATCGGTCAGTTGCCTAAGGGCAAAGGAGGAGTGCAATATGCGGTAGTAGCAGTCGATTACTTCACAAAGTGGACAGAAGCCGAACCCCTAGCAACTATAACATCCAAGAAGGTGCTTGACTTTGTGGTCAAGAACATTATATGTAGGTTTGGATTACCCCATAAATTGGTATCTGACAACGGTACCCAGTTTGACAGTGTCCTGTTCACAAATTTCTGCATTAAGCATGGCATAGTAAAGAGCTTCTCGGCAGTCTCGCACCCCCAGTCAAACGGGCAGGTAGAGGCGGTGAATAAGACTTTAAAAGACACCTTGAAGAAAAGACTCGAAGAAGCGAAAGGAAGCTGGCCAGAGCAATTACCCGAAGTTTTGTGGTCATATAGGACAACAGAAAGAACAGCTACTGGTGATACCCCCTTTGCCCTTGCTTATGGGTATGATGCGATGATACCGGTCGAGCTAGACCCACCCTCCCACCGACGAGTGACATACAACCAAGTCAGTAATCACCAGATGATGAATGAATCGTTGGACCTATTGGAAAGTCGTAGGGAAGCCTCACAAATACGGTTAGCAGCATACCAACAAAAAGTAGCCAGATACTTTAATTCCAAAGTTAAGGAAAGAAGCTTCAAGGTAGGAGATCTAGTACTACGCAGAGTCTTGGCCAACACTAAAGACCcaacagcaggagtattggggccaaattgggaaggtccATACGAGATTACAGAAGTTGTACCACCCGGCACGTATAAGCTTGGCCGGTATGACTCTAACATGAACCTTATACCAGTACCCCGATATTGGAACGGCCAACACCTCCGCAAATATTATCAATAGCAATTGCTTTTCAGCAACAATTCATGCTAAGGGTGCGCCCGTAAGCAACTTAGAATCTTTATTAGTATTTAATCTTTTCTTTTAGATTTGCTTTAGTTTTAATCACATACTACTACGTAGTGATGTAATAAGGCGTTGTCGCCAATTTCATTTATCAATAAAATTGCAAGTTATTTTCATATAATGACGCAGCTTGTATGATTGTTATTGAATCAAATTGCAAGCCTCACAATGGTCATAGATATATGGGTAACAGTGAGCAACCAAGACTTCAAGGTAACACCCCGGTCATAAGATAAGTGACCAAGAGGTAAACCTACatagtcacttggggggcaaccACACCCATATATGGACTAGTAAGCAAAAATGCACCCTCGCTTAagtagatattaaaatttttagagTGTCGGTGCAATACTCAATGTTTTGAGCAACTTGTGTGTGGTGAATGGTTGACTATAAATATATACCCACGCTATGTGGCTCACGCCAAACAAAAGTCAACATTTAAAACCATAAATAAAGATAAAGGCCCCGATGGCCAAGTAAAAAGATTAAAGACACAAATGTCTCAAAAGTAAAGTTACGGGATTAAAGACTGCCCGGACAGTCATGAATCTCTGAAGAGTACTAGTGGGCATAAAATCTGTAAAAGTAAAAATACATCAATAGGAACCATCAAGTAAGTCATCGAGGGGACAGTCATCTGTTGCCTCAACCCCAAAGTTGAGGTATGAATCGGCCTGAATGCAAGCAGTCTGTGCCTTCTCCCTGGTTTCTGCCTCCTCACGATTGCGACAATAAGATAGCATACTTTCCATGTTCTTACCCAGATAATTAAAGTCAGCTTTCTTGTTGTTTAGCCAGAATTTGAAGAAAACATCGGTGGAGAGGTCTCCGATCTGTTTCACCTCCGCAGCTAGCTTCTCACACTCCTTGGCATTAATGTTGTTTTCCTCGACAACCTTCGCATGAGCCTCCTTCTCACTTTCAAGCTCACCCCTGAAACGCTCTTTCTCGGCAGTAACACTTTCAAGCTCACCCCTGAAACGCTCCTTCTCAGCAGTAACCCTTTCAACAGAAGTTTCTAGATCGCGAATCTTCTGGGAGTATTCCTGGCGAAGGGCATCAAGTTCAAGTTGGAGTGAGGCTGCTCCTTGCTTGTTGTGCTCCTCTTGTAGGGCGAGAACCCTAGATTGACCATAAGAAGTAATGGTGGCAGCCTGTTACACATCATTACATAAATGTTAGATAATGGTAAAAGGAAAGAATTTTCACAAGTAGGAGAAACTTACCCTAATCATCTCGCGGCATCCAAGAGCAACGATCTGGGCAGGGGGCAAACAATCTAGCCTAGACATGGTCTTGTCCATGATGTCCATAAGGCCCTCAATATGGCCATGTGCCCCCTTCAAACCCGTAGATAAAGCCTGACAACGACCCTCTAAGGGCAGCGCAGCAAGTGACTCGGCCCCTGTGGACGTCGAACCAATAAGGGTTGTATCATTGGCGGACCCGGATGCGGAGTCAGGAGGAAGCGGCCGAGATGAGGGAGGCGATCCAGCAATAGGGGTGTGAATATCAATAGCCGGGCGAGGGTTAGTCTTCCTAACCTTACCAGGAGGAGCCATGGGAGAGGCGGTAGAAGGCGAACCCTCTTTCTCCTGGTAGGTTGTTTGTCGCAACAAGCCGGCCATATCTGCAAAACACACAAAAATGATTAGTAACAggcaaaataatgaaaaaatgtaATAAGTAAGACAAATAGCGATCATCACCAAGAGGGTCACACTCCCTAATTGGCCTTTTCTTAGCAGACCCGGGCATAGTGCTTTTCGCTATAGCTGTCTGTGCCACTGGCGGAGGTCCTAAGGGTCGCGGGATTTCCCGCATTCCGCTAGAAGGAGTAACGACAAAGTTGAACCCAAAATCATCTAACGCCCGGAGGGATGTTAGAATGTTTAGATCCTTCTTATAGTCAGGCAATTGGGCTAACGCAAGAGCTCTCTCGTACATGGCAATGGTGGGGGAAGGCTTCTCGAATTGGTCCACCATTTGGAATTTGGTGTGTTTAGTCCCAATGTCCTTCACAAAAAAATAGAGAGTTTTGAAATCATGTTCCTTCGACGATTTCTCCATACCATGAAGGAATTTGACATTCCTGTGTGCATGCTGAAATGCGTAATATCCCGACCGGTACTCGCTGTTAATCGGTCTCAGATCGAAGAGATAGTGTACCTCATGGCCTGTTGGCCACTTCCATCTCATTAGcttatataaaacaaatatgCCAGTCAAAACTCGTATGGCCAAGGGAGAAAACTGCCCCGGACTAAGGCCAAAATAATCAGCCACgtctttgaaaaaattatgaaggGGGAGTGCCCCCCCATAAGTAATATGGCGACGGGACCATGCACACAGCCCCTCCCCAGGGTCATGCGCCAACTGATTCGGAGAGGGGAGTACTAACCGGCAGTCCTTGCCATTCACAGTCGACTCCTCCACATATTGGAGTTGGGTCTCGGTGAGACTGCTAGAAGGGGCCACAAAGGGGGTCTGCTTAGTCTTGCAGCGGGAAGTGCGAACTTCCTTGAGCACTTTAGGGGCGAATTCACTGATTTTGAGAGTAGCTGGTTGGGAACCCTTGGTTGTTTCTTTCTCTTTGGCGGCTTTATAAAGGGTATTCTTGGCTTCCTCTTCCACCCATTTCTCAAACTCTTTGACTATCTCCTCCATGGCTCCATCGGCAGAATCAGCCTCAACATCGTCAGATACCCTCCGTTTAGTAACGACTTCCGCCGTATGGGAACTGTTAGAAGAACTAACCCGACTCTTCTTTTTAGTGCGAGCCATAGCGTTCAGCATGGTAGGTAGTTTTGCGGTGGTTATAGCAGTCTCGGCCAAAGGAAACCCCCCTGACGGGCCGATGGGGACCCCTACTGGAATATTGACCTCACCAAAGGGAAGAGTGTATGTCCACTCTCGGGGCAGATAAGATCGTATCCCTTTTTCAAGCTCCCAAATATGCCTGTTGTATGCTTCACCGCCTATTCTCTCTCGGTAGAGGTGGTCGGGCGTCTCTGACACACTACTAAGCCCCTCGTCCCCAGACGAGTTGTGTGGGGGCGACGCTGGACAATCTTCAAACAAAAGTTGAAGAAGGTCTTCGTCTACTCGGTGTTCACCCCCCCAATAGTCGCTATAACGCATCTGCAAAAAGGAAAAGGCGAGGAGGTGAATACACCGAGTAATGCTAGTAAGCTATCCATGATGGACTCACCTACTAGTACAAAAATAAAAGGAGAAGAGAAGATATGCACAATAAAAATTTACAGCGAGATAACCATCTAAGCAACTAAATGAAAGGAGCAATAATGGTCATTACAACGCTTAGTATTCTTACTAAgtgtaaaaagtaaaaataacgaTTGACTCCAAATCGCAAAATTACACCACGGTCGCCCCAAGGCATCACCCCCTATAAATGGTCTCGGGGTATATTACCCCAACCCCCGCCTATGGCAGGGTGTCATCCCGGCCTTCAAGGGGTAATTAAGGGGTAACACCCCGGCTTCAGGGTGtaagggggggaccccccccCCTTTCAACTCACAAAGGGG from Cannabis sativa cultivar Pink pepper isolate KNU-18-1 chromosome 2, ASM2916894v1, whole genome shotgun sequence encodes:
- the LOC115725695 gene encoding uncharacterized protein LOC115725695 — protein: MIAICLTYYIFSLFCLLLIIFVCFADMAGLLRQTTYQEKEGSPSTASPMAPPGKVRKTNPRPAIDIHTPIAGSPPSSRPLPPDSASGSANDTTLIGSTSTGAESLAALPLEGRCQALSTGLKGAHGHIEGLMDIMDKTMSRLDCLPPAQIVALGCREMIRAATITSYGQSRVLALQEEHNKQGAASLQLELDALRQEYSQKIRDLETSVERVTAEKERFRGELESVTAEKERFRGELESEKEAHAKVVEENNINAKECEKLAAEVKQIGDLSTDVFFKFWLNNKKADFNYLGKNMESMLSYCRNREEAETREKAQTACIQADSYLNFGVEATDDCPLDDLLDGSY
- the LOC133034306 gene encoding uncharacterized protein LOC133034306, with translation MRYSDYWGGEHRVDEDLLQLLFEDCPASPPHNSSGDEGLSSVSETPDHLYRERIGGEAYNRHIWELEKGIRSYLPREWTYTLPFGEVNIPVGVPIGPSGGFPLAETAITTAKLPTMLNAMARTKKKSRVSSSNSSHTAEVVTKRRVSDDVEADSADGAMEEIVKEFEKWVEEEAKNTLYKAAKEKETTKGSQPATLKISEFAPKVLKEVRTSRCKTKQTPFVAPSSSLTETQLQYVEESTVNGKDCRLVLPSPNQLAHDPGEGLCAWSRRHITYGGALPLHNFFKDVADYFGLSPGQFSPLAIRVLTGIFVLYKLMRWKWPTGHEVHYLFDLRPINSEYRSGYYAFQHAHRNVKFLHGMEKSSKEHDFKTLYFFVKDIGTKHTKFQMVDQFEKPSPTIAMYERALALAQLPDYKKDLNILTSLRRNAGNPATLRTSASGTDSYSEKHYARVC